The Gemmata palustris genome includes a region encoding these proteins:
- a CDS encoding SRPBCC family protein produces the protein MASTLLTTTIKSVAGPDSRVARAVDRLPQARTNVSSNERWVSLAAGGALAVLGFGRGPTLLSSLLGAGLIYRGTTGNCALYQALGVSTSDSTKPQTAIAAGHGTKIEHAITVNKPVVDVYRFWRDFENLPRFMTHLVDVDTTTDNRSHWIARGPLGIKVEWDAEIVTDHPNEVISWRSLDGADVDTTGSVHFKELPNGRGTEVRVSLKYDPPGGKLGTALAKLIGQSPEAQIKADMRRFRQILETGEIPTTYGQPHGKR, from the coding sequence ATGGCAAGTACCCTTCTCACCACAACAATTAAATCCGTCGCCGGTCCCGATTCCAGGGTCGCCCGCGCCGTCGACCGACTCCCACAAGCGCGTACCAACGTGAGCAGCAACGAACGGTGGGTGTCGCTGGCCGCCGGCGGTGCGCTCGCGGTACTCGGGTTCGGGCGCGGGCCGACGCTGCTGTCCTCGTTGCTCGGCGCGGGTCTCATTTACCGCGGTACGACCGGGAACTGCGCGCTGTACCAGGCCCTCGGGGTCAGCACCTCCGACTCGACGAAGCCGCAAACGGCCATCGCCGCCGGGCACGGTACGAAAATCGAGCACGCGATCACCGTGAACAAGCCCGTGGTCGACGTGTACCGGTTCTGGCGCGACTTCGAGAACCTGCCCCGCTTCATGACGCACCTTGTGGACGTGGACACGACCACCGACAACCGCTCGCATTGGATCGCCCGCGGGCCGCTGGGCATCAAGGTCGAGTGGGATGCGGAGATCGTAACCGATCACCCGAACGAGGTGATTTCGTGGCGCTCGCTCGACGGCGCGGACGTGGACACGACCGGTTCGGTCCACTTCAAGGAGTTGCCGAACGGGCGCGGGACCGAGGTGCGCGTGAGTCTGAAGTACGATCCCCCGGGCGGCAAGTTGGGCACCGCGCTCGCGAAACTGATCGGCCAGTCCCCGGAAGCGCAAATCAAGGCCGACATGCGCCGGTTCCGCCAGATCCTCGAAACCGGCGAGATCCCCACCACTTACGGCCAACCCCACGGTAAGCGGTAG
- a CDS encoding SDR family NAD(P)-dependent oxidoreductase, whose product MKRALLLTGLGAVGYLTYRALKPRYDFRNKHVLITGGSRGLGLVMARQLANAGARISICSREPNELLRAVDDLNRYGERVVAVECDVTDRDRVHEFVAYAQLRNGPVDVLVNNAGIIQVGPLDEMREEDFAQSLATHFWAALYTTLAVLPEMKARRAGRIVNIASFGGKVAVPHLLPYSAGKFALVGFSNGLRSELRQHGIVVTTVCPGLMQTGSHLNADFKGRHEEEYAWFATGNAVPGFSMVAEMAASKIISACARGDAELVLGLPAKLAVALQAICPNLTADLLELTNNHILPAPGGIGTATAKGKHSRGSLPDAVTARTDRAAARNNEIAGAAVVPPPLPSA is encoded by the coding sequence GTGAAGCGCGCACTTCTACTCACGGGACTCGGCGCAGTGGGGTACCTCACGTACCGGGCGCTGAAGCCGAGGTACGATTTCCGCAACAAGCACGTTCTCATTACTGGCGGGTCGCGCGGTTTGGGCCTCGTTATGGCCCGGCAACTGGCCAACGCGGGCGCACGGATCTCGATCTGTAGCCGTGAACCGAATGAACTGCTGCGTGCGGTCGATGACCTGAACCGGTACGGCGAGCGGGTCGTCGCGGTCGAGTGCGACGTGACCGATCGCGACCGGGTCCATGAGTTTGTGGCCTACGCCCAGCTCCGAAACGGACCGGTCGATGTGCTGGTCAACAACGCGGGTATCATTCAGGTCGGCCCGCTCGACGAAATGCGCGAGGAAGATTTTGCGCAGTCGCTCGCGACGCACTTCTGGGCCGCTCTTTACACCACACTCGCGGTGCTCCCAGAAATGAAAGCCCGGCGCGCGGGGCGCATCGTGAACATCGCCTCGTTCGGCGGTAAGGTCGCGGTGCCGCACCTGCTCCCGTACTCGGCGGGTAAGTTCGCGCTCGTCGGGTTCTCCAACGGCTTGCGGAGCGAACTGCGGCAACACGGGATCGTGGTGACGACCGTGTGCCCCGGGCTGATGCAAACGGGCAGCCACCTCAATGCGGACTTCAAGGGGCGGCACGAAGAAGAGTATGCGTGGTTCGCGACCGGCAACGCGGTGCCCGGGTTCTCGATGGTCGCGGAAATGGCCGCGTCGAAGATCATCTCCGCGTGCGCGCGGGGGGATGCAGAACTGGTACTCGGGCTGCCCGCAAAACTGGCGGTCGCGTTGCAAGCGATCTGCCCGAACCTGACGGCCGATCTGCTCGAACTGACCAACAATCACATACTCCCGGCTCCGGGCGGAATCGGCACCGCGACCGCGAAGGGGAAGCACAGCCGCGGCTCCCTACCCGACGCGGTCACCGCGCGCACCGACCGCGCCGCAGCACGGAACAACGAAATCGCCGGCGCTGCGGTCGTGCCTCCCCCACTACCGTCCGCCTGA
- a CDS encoding dienelactone hydrolase family protein, which produces MIVTDSVTDVPTPTGPMRTYFYAPHEPGRPPTARPGLVLYSEIFQQTPPVRRLALQFASLGYLVAVPEVYHAHEPAGCVLGYDDAGKDRGNALKQIIPMSDFDADARAAVDTLLGHRACNGSVGAVGICLGGHLAFRAALLPDVRATACFYPTDLHTGTLGKGGGADSLARAKDVRGELLMVFGRQDPHVPGAGRRAIYDALESAGAWFTWHEFNAAHAFLRDEGERYDPSTARLAIGLAADLFRRAL; this is translated from the coding sequence ATGATTGTCACCGACTCCGTCACCGACGTCCCCACGCCCACCGGCCCGATGCGGACGTACTTCTACGCGCCGCACGAACCGGGGCGCCCACCGACCGCGCGCCCCGGGCTGGTGCTGTACTCCGAGATCTTTCAGCAAACGCCCCCCGTGCGCCGGCTCGCGCTCCAGTTCGCGAGTCTGGGCTACCTGGTCGCGGTGCCGGAGGTGTACCACGCGCACGAACCGGCCGGGTGCGTGCTCGGCTACGACGACGCGGGGAAGGATCGCGGCAACGCGCTGAAGCAGATCATCCCGATGTCGGACTTCGACGCGGACGCCCGGGCCGCGGTCGATACGCTTCTGGGGCACCGCGCCTGTAACGGCAGTGTGGGTGCCGTCGGCATCTGCCTCGGCGGGCACCTCGCGTTCCGGGCCGCACTGCTGCCGGACGTGCGCGCGACCGCGTGCTTCTACCCCACAGATTTGCACACCGGTACTCTCGGGAAAGGTGGCGGCGCGGACTCGCTCGCCCGTGCCAAAGATGTACGAGGGGAGCTACTGATGGTGTTCGGCCGCCAAGACCCGCACGTCCCCGGCGCCGGGCGCCGAGCGATCTACGACGCGCTCGAATCGGCCGGCGCGTGGTTCACCTGGCACGAGTTCAACGCGGCACACGCCTTCCTGCGCGACGAGGGCGAGCGCTACGACCCGTCCACCGCGCGACTCGCGATCGGACTCGCGGCCGACCTCTTCCGCCGCGCGCTGTAA
- a CDS encoding RNA polymerase sigma factor, with protein sequence MSHPVRRIIATFGSELAEPTDAELLARFAADRDAGAFELLVWRHAGLVLRTCRGVLGDHHAAEDAAQAVFLALARQAPAIGSAGSAAGWLFRVARRVANRSTRRHVLPTVPVADLDALPAPPPILAPDFTLDRVLHEELDRLSEPHRTLVLLCFFEGLTHAEAARRLGWPVGTVASRVARAKDKLAALLTRRGVSLSAIVPTALAVSSSFTAATTRAAVAFATKKHPLVSAPVLELAKREIRMTLVKKAFRFGTGATVLCVCLAFGLRSSAEPPVPSPPPRPVPGAKEPDKKPPQAVVSKTFAVAPITTELQRRLYRGAGPNSAAVVIVDGSALFKDPKTLNTDALNLKELRTALAPLRPEKGRSVAHIDVHYGLGDDTSRNGADWIGSALNGALVSAGFTPGDPADLSTTHNKTFSFEDYIAPLKDNKGADETENSIGDERVRAYPVRTPLSRVRTQSAAFLDVYPRLDCKTDDWVPENVDKSVRAAIEKLKLAKDQRITFSLNIHPERDLQTQGRVRRACTRWAENAGLELWQISY encoded by the coding sequence ATGTCGCACCCCGTCCGCCGAATTATCGCTACTTTCGGCTCAGAACTGGCAGAGCCGACCGACGCCGAGTTGCTCGCCCGGTTCGCAGCCGACCGAGACGCGGGAGCGTTCGAGCTACTCGTCTGGCGGCACGCCGGGTTGGTGCTGCGCACGTGTCGGGGCGTGTTGGGCGATCACCACGCGGCCGAAGACGCCGCTCAAGCCGTGTTCCTGGCACTCGCGCGACAAGCTCCGGCGATCGGGAGTGCGGGGTCCGCGGCCGGGTGGTTGTTTCGGGTCGCGCGCCGGGTTGCCAACCGGTCCACTCGGCGGCACGTGCTGCCGACCGTTCCGGTCGCGGACCTTGATGCCCTCCCCGCGCCCCCGCCGATTCTTGCGCCGGACTTCACTCTCGACCGCGTTCTTCACGAAGAACTGGATCGCCTCTCCGAACCGCACCGCACACTCGTCCTCCTGTGTTTCTTCGAGGGGCTGACTCACGCGGAAGCCGCGCGGAGGCTCGGGTGGCCGGTGGGTACGGTCGCGAGTCGAGTGGCACGCGCCAAAGACAAACTCGCGGCCCTGCTGACCCGACGCGGCGTGTCGCTTTCTGCAATCGTACCGACGGCCCTGGCCGTCTCGTCATCCTTTACGGCAGCAACGACGCGCGCTGCTGTCGCCTTCGCCACGAAGAAGCACCCGCTCGTTTCCGCTCCGGTGCTCGAACTCGCAAAACGGGAGATCCGAATGACGCTCGTGAAGAAGGCATTCCGTTTTGGTACCGGCGCCACCGTGTTATGTGTCTGTCTGGCTTTCGGGCTACGGTCGAGCGCGGAACCACCCGTGCCCTCCCCTCCCCCGCGACCGGTTCCGGGCGCCAAAGAACCTGACAAGAAGCCCCCGCAAGCGGTCGTAAGCAAGACGTTTGCGGTTGCACCCATCACCACGGAACTCCAGCGCCGGCTCTACCGTGGCGCCGGTCCGAACTCGGCCGCGGTCGTGATCGTGGACGGGTCGGCACTGTTCAAAGATCCCAAAACGCTCAACACGGACGCGCTCAATTTGAAGGAACTCCGAACCGCGCTCGCACCACTCCGCCCCGAAAAGGGCCGGTCCGTAGCCCATATTGATGTGCATTACGGGCTCGGTGACGACACGTCACGTAACGGTGCCGATTGGATCGGATCGGCTCTCAATGGTGCGCTGGTGAGCGCCGGATTCACTCCCGGTGATCCAGCGGATCTGAGTACCACTCACAACAAAACGTTCTCATTTGAAGATTACATTGCTCCGTTAAAGGACAATAAGGGAGCAGACGAGACAGAGAATAGCATCGGCGACGAGCGCGTTCGAGCGTACCCAGTGCGCACGCCCTTGAGCCGCGTGCGGACCCAATCAGCCGCGTTTCTGGACGTGTACCCGCGCCTCGACTGCAAAACCGACGATTGGGTTCCTGAGAATGTGGACAAGTCGGTCCGGGCGGCCATTGAGAAACTGAAACTGGCGAAGGACCAACGAATCACTTTCTCACTGAACATCCACCCAGAGCGGGATTTGCAAACTCAAGGACGAGTGCGGAGGGCATGCACGCGGTGGGCTGAGAACGCCGGGCTGGAATTGTGGCAGATCAGCTACTAA
- a CDS encoding helicase HerA domain-containing protein, which translates to MPPTVASAPTPTAVDPRIAVYCSPDGPEVFSTIVHGNQIWTPDPFDVEVVHPEARAAFSRLLDRASDADLPPHGKSLLLLGEAGSGKTHLMRAFRNSSHKTGAGYCGYMQMLSRSDNYPRYVLSYLIDSLEQPYKSGDPTTGLARLARGLLDALPINADDQERLCEDHLEPEEMARLVFRFADAAVQEKRFAHIDINVLRAVLFLLPNDGRIRPKVLSWLRCEDLPKYDQEALGGLVPRPGSEMPLKTIVSLGQLIHAVHSAALVLLVDQIDEIIEQARGDVQPGEQFRAAINALIDVVDALPNAVVVIGCLEDLFRQAQHAQFLSRPKLDRLERDPAPIRLASKRTADEIRAMLARRLDELYATVTVPATDNPLAPYTVSDLTQLVGLRTRDVLDFFRKHREQCVQQKRIVPLSPIDPLPPPPPPPPNDFARLWSDFLPTVNGPTANESKLAELLAWTIRTATDELRNGLIFGTDPDDRFVQVEVQSGNAVDKLLVAVCDKTSKGGHLGKQIDDTVKRAGDLPAVLVRSTDFSKSPSTGIAKQLAQICAPVGTHRKTVISNTDWRAMTAFRTFEQRHRNEPGFVDWHKTARPLVTLPSLRKILDLDKLEAAGPPKPLPPAPPLPPEGKPKEITPTVTPQAPVTKFDAIRFGLTRSAVAAPVELQPKSMCRHAAFLGSPGSGKTTAALTIIEQLLLSGIPTVLLDRKGDLARYADPTAWTAPEPDPDRAARRAQLQEAIDVVLYTPGADRGRPLAISVVPSDLASAPTADREQTAQFAAAGLGVMMGYKSRTPDPKLVILQKGIETLAAAPGQTVSVRAIQRLVADQDEALLAQFDGQFEAKHFKNLATDLLTLSLQHRRLLDGAESLDVDALLGRGSGTAPGKTRLSVINTQFLGDATTTDFWVSQLLLAVDRWRAKNPAPEGALQATFLFDEADLYLPAVGKPATKGPMESLLKRARSAGIGLFLATQSPGDLDYRCRDQILTWLIGRVKEPVAIGKLKPMLEAKPGAADKLAEQKAGEFYLVREGDIQPVNAARNLIATEQLPEDRILALARGKSAM; encoded by the coding sequence ATGCCGCCCACCGTTGCTTCTGCCCCAACGCCGACCGCAGTCGATCCGCGAATCGCTGTCTACTGCTCTCCCGACGGCCCCGAAGTATTCAGTACGATCGTCCACGGTAATCAAATCTGGACGCCCGACCCGTTCGACGTCGAGGTCGTCCACCCCGAGGCCCGGGCCGCGTTCTCGCGCCTTTTGGATCGTGCATCAGACGCCGACCTGCCACCACACGGCAAAAGCCTGTTGTTACTCGGCGAAGCCGGGAGCGGAAAAACCCACCTGATGCGCGCGTTCCGCAATTCGTCTCACAAAACCGGGGCCGGGTACTGCGGTTACATGCAGATGCTCAGCCGGTCCGACAATTACCCGCGGTACGTTCTTAGCTACTTAATCGATTCGCTCGAACAGCCGTACAAATCGGGCGACCCGACGACCGGACTGGCGCGCCTGGCCCGTGGACTCCTTGATGCACTGCCGATCAACGCCGACGACCAGGAGCGTCTCTGCGAAGACCACCTCGAACCGGAGGAGATGGCGCGCTTGGTGTTCCGCTTCGCGGACGCCGCAGTACAGGAAAAGAGATTCGCGCACATCGATATTAATGTGCTCCGGGCGGTGCTGTTCCTGCTGCCCAACGACGGACGCATCCGGCCAAAAGTGCTGAGCTGGTTGCGTTGCGAAGACCTGCCGAAATACGACCAGGAAGCACTCGGTGGATTGGTCCCACGCCCCGGCTCGGAGATGCCGCTCAAGACGATCGTAAGTCTCGGTCAACTGATACACGCCGTCCATTCGGCCGCGCTCGTGCTGCTCGTGGACCAAATCGACGAGATCATCGAACAGGCGCGTGGCGACGTCCAACCGGGCGAACAATTCCGCGCCGCAATCAACGCGCTAATCGATGTCGTCGATGCCCTACCGAACGCGGTCGTCGTGATCGGTTGTCTTGAAGACCTGTTCAGACAAGCCCAACACGCGCAGTTCTTATCGCGCCCGAAGCTGGACCGGTTGGAACGCGATCCCGCCCCCATCCGGCTCGCGAGTAAGCGAACAGCGGACGAGATCCGCGCGATGCTCGCGCGGCGCCTAGATGAACTGTACGCTACGGTAACCGTGCCCGCTACAGACAACCCGCTCGCGCCGTACACCGTCTCGGACCTGACCCAACTGGTCGGTCTGCGCACGCGCGACGTGCTCGACTTCTTCCGCAAGCACCGCGAGCAGTGCGTTCAGCAGAAACGAATTGTCCCCCTCAGTCCGATCGACCCCCTCCCACCACCTCCGCCTCCGCCACCCAACGACTTTGCCCGACTGTGGAGCGATTTCCTACCGACCGTCAACGGACCGACAGCGAACGAGTCGAAGCTTGCCGAACTGCTCGCGTGGACGATTCGGACCGCGACGGACGAATTGCGCAATGGATTGATCTTTGGCACAGACCCGGACGATCGGTTCGTGCAAGTCGAGGTACAAAGTGGGAACGCCGTGGACAAACTCCTGGTCGCAGTGTGCGATAAAACTTCCAAGGGCGGGCACCTCGGCAAACAAATCGATGATACCGTGAAGCGCGCTGGTGATCTCCCCGCCGTTCTTGTTCGCTCAACCGACTTCTCAAAGTCACCGAGCACGGGTATTGCAAAACAGCTCGCGCAAATATGCGCCCCCGTTGGAACACACCGCAAGACGGTGATCTCGAACACGGACTGGCGCGCAATGACCGCGTTCCGCACGTTCGAGCAGCGGCACCGTAACGAGCCGGGTTTCGTGGATTGGCACAAGACGGCGCGCCCGCTAGTCACGCTGCCTTCACTTCGCAAGATTCTCGATCTCGACAAACTCGAAGCCGCCGGTCCCCCGAAGCCACTTCCACCCGCCCCACCGCTTCCTCCCGAGGGGAAGCCGAAGGAGATCACACCCACAGTCACCCCACAGGCTCCCGTCACAAAGTTTGATGCGATCCGGTTCGGGCTGACGCGGAGCGCGGTTGCGGCGCCGGTCGAGTTGCAGCCCAAGTCGATGTGTCGGCACGCGGCGTTTCTCGGGAGTCCCGGGAGCGGGAAGACGACGGCCGCGCTCACCATTATCGAGCAGTTACTCCTGTCCGGCATCCCGACGGTGTTGCTTGATCGCAAGGGGGATCTCGCCCGGTACGCGGACCCGACGGCGTGGACCGCGCCCGAACCCGACCCGGATCGCGCGGCCCGGCGTGCCCAACTCCAGGAAGCAATCGATGTGGTCCTTTACACACCCGGCGCCGACCGCGGGCGCCCGCTCGCGATCTCGGTGGTTCCGTCTGACCTCGCTTCAGCGCCGACCGCGGACCGCGAGCAGACCGCGCAGTTCGCAGCAGCGGGGCTCGGCGTGATGATGGGTTACAAGTCCCGAACGCCCGACCCAAAGCTCGTCATCTTGCAAAAGGGCATCGAAACACTGGCGGCCGCGCCCGGTCAGACGGTCAGCGTGAGAGCGATTCAGCGGCTGGTCGCGGATCAGGACGAAGCACTGCTGGCACAGTTCGATGGACAATTTGAGGCCAAACACTTCAAGAATTTGGCGACGGACCTGCTGACGCTCTCCCTTCAGCACCGTCGCTTGCTCGATGGCGCCGAATCCCTGGACGTGGACGCGCTACTCGGGCGCGGGTCGGGCACGGCACCGGGTAAGACGCGGCTGAGTGTCATCAACACGCAGTTCCTGGGCGACGCGACGACGACGGACTTCTGGGTGTCGCAGTTGTTGCTCGCGGTGGACCGGTGGCGGGCGAAGAACCCGGCGCCAGAAGGCGCGCTCCAGGCCACGTTCCTGTTTGATGAGGCCGATTTGTACCTACCAGCCGTCGGAAAGCCCGCGACGAAGGGGCCGATGGAGAGCCTCCTGAAGCGGGCACGTTCGGCGGGAATCGGGTTGTTTCTCGCGACGCAGAGCCCCGGCGATCTCGACTACCGATGTCGGGACCAGATACTGACGTGGCTCATCGGGCGCGTGAAGGAACCGGTCGCGATCGGGAAACTGAAGCCGATGCTGGAAGCGAAACCGGGTGCCGCGGACAAACTCGCCGAGCAAAAAGCCGGCGAGTTCTACCTCGTGCGCGAAGGCGACATACAGCCCGTGAACGCGGCCCGAAACCTGATCGCAACGGAACAGCTTCCAGAGGACCGCATCCTCGCTCTCGCACGCGGAAAAAGTGCGATGTAA
- a CDS encoding acyl-CoA carboxylase subunit beta, which translates to MTPLTELSAEENAIRLGGGAKAIDRQHEKSRLTARERVAQFLDPGTELFELGLWAAWKMYAEWGGAPSAGVVTGVGTVSGRHVMVIANDATVKAGAFFPMTCKKVLRAQRIAFENRLPLVYLVDSAGVFLPLQDEVFPDEDDFGRIFRNNAVISAAGVPQFAAIMGNCVAGGGYLPVLCDVLLMTEGSGLYLAGPALVKAAIGQVVDSESLGGAKMHAAISGTIDYREPTDEACLERLRRLVAALPEDKRAGAVSPPAPAGAEWSDFTQPEYDVRDLLKRVFDDAPFDEYKADYGRTIVCGWGKLGGQTVGVVANQKLRVRATVPAAKGAADKPGHFEDGPLQFGGVIYVDSAEKAARFVMDCNQLRVPILFVQNVNGFMVGKDSEQSGIIKAGAKLVNAISNSVVPKLTLITGGSYGAGNYALCGKAFDPRVILAWPTAQYAVMGGNQAASTLLDVQVQALKRAGKEPDADELAALRDKVKASYEEQTDIRFAAARLWVDAIIQPEDTRAALLTALAVATRFDEGKPFKTGVLQV; encoded by the coding sequence ATGACACCTCTCACCGAACTCTCCGCCGAAGAAAATGCAATCCGCCTCGGCGGGGGCGCCAAGGCCATCGACCGGCAGCACGAGAAGTCGCGCCTTACCGCGCGCGAGCGCGTCGCGCAGTTCCTCGACCCCGGCACCGAGTTGTTCGAGTTGGGGCTGTGGGCCGCGTGGAAGATGTACGCCGAGTGGGGCGGCGCGCCCTCGGCCGGAGTGGTGACGGGCGTGGGCACCGTCTCCGGGCGGCACGTCATGGTGATCGCGAACGACGCGACCGTGAAGGCCGGCGCGTTCTTCCCGATGACGTGCAAGAAGGTGCTGCGCGCGCAGCGCATCGCGTTCGAGAACCGGCTCCCGCTCGTGTACCTCGTCGATTCCGCCGGCGTGTTCCTGCCGCTGCAGGACGAAGTGTTCCCGGACGAGGACGACTTCGGCCGCATTTTCCGCAACAACGCGGTCATCTCGGCCGCGGGTGTCCCACAGTTCGCCGCGATCATGGGGAACTGCGTCGCGGGCGGCGGGTACCTGCCGGTGCTGTGCGACGTGCTCCTCATGACGGAGGGGAGCGGGCTGTACCTCGCGGGGCCGGCGTTGGTGAAGGCCGCGATCGGTCAGGTGGTCGATTCGGAATCGCTCGGCGGCGCGAAGATGCACGCCGCGATCAGCGGGACCATCGACTACCGCGAACCGACCGACGAGGCGTGCCTCGAGCGCTTGCGGCGCCTGGTGGCCGCGCTGCCCGAGGACAAGCGCGCCGGCGCGGTGAGCCCGCCCGCACCGGCGGGGGCCGAGTGGAGCGACTTCACCCAGCCCGAGTACGACGTGCGCGACCTGCTCAAACGGGTCTTCGACGATGCGCCCTTCGACGAGTACAAGGCCGACTACGGGCGCACGATCGTGTGCGGGTGGGGCAAACTCGGCGGGCAAACGGTCGGCGTGGTGGCGAACCAGAAGTTGCGCGTCCGGGCCACCGTGCCGGCCGCGAAGGGCGCCGCCGACAAACCGGGCCACTTCGAGGACGGGCCGCTCCAGTTCGGCGGGGTGATCTACGTCGATTCCGCGGAGAAGGCCGCCCGGTTCGTGATGGACTGCAACCAGCTCCGCGTGCCCATCCTGTTCGTGCAGAACGTGAACGGGTTCATGGTGGGCAAGGACTCCGAACAGTCCGGGATCATCAAGGCCGGCGCGAAACTGGTGAACGCGATCTCGAACAGCGTGGTGCCGAAGCTCACGCTCATCACCGGCGGGTCTTACGGGGCCGGGAACTACGCGCTGTGCGGGAAGGCGTTCGACCCGCGCGTCATCCTCGCGTGGCCCACGGCCCAGTACGCGGTGATGGGCGGGAACCAGGCCGCGAGCACGCTCCTCGATGTGCAGGTCCAGGCACTGAAGCGCGCCGGTAAGGAGCCCGACGCGGACGAACTCGCGGCCCTGCGCGACAAGGTGAAAGCCAGCTACGAGGAGCAGACCGACATCCGCTTCGCCGCGGCCCGGCTCTGGGTGGACGCGATCATCCAACCCGAAGACACGCGCGCCGCTCTGCTGACCGCGCTGGCCGTCGCCACCCGCTTCGATGAGGGCAAGCCGTTCAAAACGGGCGTTCTGCAAGTGTGA
- a CDS encoding zinc-dependent alcohol dehydrogenase has translation MRALCWRGKKDVAVERVPDPKITNSRDAIIRITTTAICGSDLHLYDGYIPTMQAGDILGHEFMGEVVETGRDVTNLKKGDRVVVPFTIACGGCFFCNKQFFSLCDNSNPKAEIAESVYAYSGSGLFGYSHMLGGYAGGQAEYVRVPFADVGPIQVPSHLSDEQVLFLSDIFPTGYMAAENCNIEPGDTVAVWGCGPVGLFAIKSAFMLGAARVIGIDSVEGRLKKARELCGAETVNFENVDLLRWLDEATAGRGPDSCIDAVGMEAHGNGLAGFYDRVKTATYMATDRPTALRMAIMACRKGGTVSIPGVYGGLLDKLPMGAAFAKGLTFKMGQTHVHKYLKPLMSRIERGDIDPSFVITHRYNLSQAAEAYAEFATKKDECVKVVLKP, from the coding sequence ATGCGAGCCTTGTGCTGGCGCGGGAAGAAAGACGTGGCGGTCGAACGGGTGCCGGACCCGAAGATCACCAATTCGCGGGACGCGATTATCCGAATCACCACCACGGCCATCTGTGGGTCCGACCTGCACCTGTACGACGGGTACATCCCGACCATGCAGGCGGGGGACATCCTCGGTCACGAGTTCATGGGTGAGGTGGTCGAGACCGGGCGCGACGTGACCAACTTGAAGAAGGGCGACCGCGTGGTGGTGCCCTTCACCATCGCGTGCGGCGGGTGCTTCTTCTGCAACAAGCAGTTCTTCTCCCTGTGCGACAACTCGAACCCGAAAGCGGAAATCGCGGAGAGCGTGTACGCGTACTCGGGCAGCGGGCTGTTCGGGTACTCGCACATGCTGGGCGGGTACGCGGGCGGTCAGGCCGAGTACGTCCGCGTACCGTTCGCGGACGTCGGGCCGATCCAGGTTCCTTCTCACTTGTCGGACGAACAGGTGCTGTTCCTCTCGGACATCTTCCCCACCGGGTACATGGCCGCAGAGAACTGTAACATCGAGCCGGGCGACACGGTCGCGGTGTGGGGGTGCGGGCCGGTGGGTTTATTCGCGATCAAGAGCGCGTTCATGCTCGGCGCGGCCCGCGTAATCGGGATCGACTCGGTCGAAGGACGGCTCAAGAAGGCGCGCGAGTTGTGTGGGGCCGAAACGGTCAACTTCGAGAACGTGGACTTGCTCAGATGGCTCGATGAGGCGACCGCGGGGCGCGGACCGGACTCGTGCATCGATGCGGTCGGGATGGAAGCACACGGGAACGGCCTCGCGGGGTTTTACGACCGCGTGAAAACCGCGACCTACATGGCGACCGACCGGCCTACAGCACTGCGAATGGCGATCATGGCGTGCCGCAAGGGGGGAACGGTCTCGATCCCCGGCGTGTACGGCGGGCTACTCGACAAACTGCCAATGGGTGCTGCGTTCGCGAAGGGATTGACCTTCAAGATGGGGCAAACGCACGTCCACAAGTACCTGAAGCCGCTCATGAGCCGCATCGAGCGCGGCGACATCGATCCGTCGTTCGTCATCACGCACCGGTACAACTTGTCGCAAGCGGCCGAGGCTTACGCCGAGTTTGCGACGAAGAAAGACGAGTGCGTGAAGGTCGTGCTCAAGCCGTAA